The region CTCACAGCCAACCAGCAAACTCTCAGGCTTGAGAACACTAGATGGAGCAGGAGGGCCCTCAAGAAGAGAACAATCCCTCTTTCTGACACTTGAGGTTCTGGTCAGCTTAGCCACCAATTTGTCCCTCACTTGCACCTCACATGTCTTTCCAATCTTACCGATAACCATGTCACACCTTCCTTTGCCACACATCTCTGAGCCCAAATGTCACTTTTACCTTAGTCAGGAACCCTACCCTAAGGCCTACCTGCCAGCTTCCTTGCCCAAACCTTGCCCCGCAGCACATGCCTCTGAACTAATCTGACCAGGCTATCTAAGCCAAAGTAGGGAGTCCATCATACCTTGGCACACACAGGGCACACCAGCTTCGACTTGTACTGGCCCTGAAACAGGTCCACGATAAAAGAGTCATTCCTCATCTTGTGCCGCTGCCATGCTTCTTCAGCTACCACCTGAGAAGCAGAGTGATGAGAACCAAGAAGACCTGGGGGCTGGGATGCACATGAGACATGCCCATCCTCTACCTCTGACCCTAACCTCATCAGGTCGCCCATCTGAGTCCACGGTCTCTGTGTAGGGCTTGTTCTGGATGCGATTCAGGTCCTCGTGCAGCCCATCCAGCAGGAAAGCCATGAATTCCTGGGCATCGTGCTGAGCATAGCCTGTGAACTGGCTGGCCTTGCTTGCTACAATGGCCTGGATGCAGGAGCCAAGGTGTGAGCATGAAGCCCTACCGCCCACTGCACACCCAGCTAGCTGGCCCTCCCTACCCTCTCCAGCCAAGGGTGGTAGTGGCCACAGATCACCTTCAACTTGGAAGGTTGAAAGGCATGGTGGGTGCCCTTCCATAGTGCCCGAAGCAGTACAGCAAAGCCGATAGCCAGACGCCCGCCAGTCCCCAGCGGATTGTTGTAGTTGATCTCAGCCTCAAAGGAACGATCTAGGAAAAGCAGCCAAGCAGAAGTATGAGGAGCAAAGACACCACCTCTGCCCATACCCCACCCAGGCTTCAGGCCCTGCCCTCACCATGGAAGAAGTCCCGGAGTTCCCGAGTGTTGGACAGAGACTGAATGACGCTGTTCATGAAGCAGGTATTGCCTAAATTGACAAGGCCAGTGAAGCCTGGCAGACAcaccttcttctcttcctcttcctcttcctccacacTATCTCCACTCACTGGGCTGTGTGGCATGGGTGGTACCATACATGTAGGCTTGGGCTATGGAAACAAAGGGAACATGAGAAAACAGCCTCAAGGCTCTCAAGCCTCCATTCTTGGCCCTTCCCACCCCAAAATTCTCACTGAAGCCAGGTGTGGCTCTGGCTTTGGGGCTACATGTTCCATGGGGGTGCGAGCTGTCACACTGTCTAGCCCAGTGTCCTCAGATCGAGCCTTGGGTTTGTCCTTCTCCACAGCCCGGGCTTCCTCCTGGCCTGTCAGGGCGTGGGGGGCACCTCCTGGTGGGGTTGGATCCAGAGGGGTTGGACCTGTCGGCACCGCAACCTTTGCACCACCCACTGCACCTTAAAAAGGGGGAATGAGAGGGCTGGTGGTTAGCAGCATGTGGCAGGGGATAGGGTCCTGTTGATGTAGGGCTGGGGAATGAAAGGAGCTCGTGTGCAGACCTCGTGCAGCTGGAGCCTCCAGGCCCCCCCAGCGCTGACTCTGCCGCTTACGGAGGCAGATGTCGATTCGAGAGGCCGTGAAACAGAAGGTGCACTGCTCTGGCTCAATCAGGTTCCTGTGGGAAAAGGCTGAACTCAGGGACTCAGGTGCAGTGGGCATCAAGCTAGATGGGCCAGGGAGATGGAGCCCAGGGTGGGACAGGTACAGTGGTGGAGCCGGGCACCACCCACCTGAGCTTCACCTGCCAACGGAAGATGGTGTGGGGCCCACAGCCCGGGTGTAGCCTCAGGAAGTTTCCATCCCTGCAGAGGCAGAGCAGGGCAagagaaaagacaagagaaagaataTGAGACATGCTGTCCCACCAGAGGCACACTATCTGCCCCAACATTTCCGGCCCACTCACTCACCTTGTCTGGAAGATGAGCGTGAAGTCCTGCTCACGGAAAAGTACTCGAGAGGTGTCCCTGCAGATCTCCTTCACATACACGTGCACCACCACAGAGTCTGGCCCCTTCTCATATGAGTCATTCTTGACAAATGCCAGGTTCACCATAGACTCAGGCTCTATATTGAGACCATGGCTCAGCACCACCCAGAACAGGTTCCAGTCTGTAGCTAGTCTACTCCCTACCTGCCCACCAAACTTGCAACCCAACCTAGGGCTCTGCCcgcccacccccaaccccacctttACCATCCACCAGGGTTGCAGCATCTGCTGCCACTGCCATCTCCTCCTTGCCACGATCATCTTTCCCAAGGTCTTTGCTCCGGACCAAGACTGGAGAGACTGGATCATTCCTGGGGGACACTGCCTTCTCTCCTGCCAAAAGGGCTAAATTCTCCTCTGAGCCCAGGAGGCAGGTTTGGGCGTTCAACGGTGGTACAAGAAGCTGTTCCTCAGCCTCAATCTGTTCATGGCAAGATTGTGGGCAGGATCAGCCCTGAGTCTGACAGGTGGCCCCCACTCTAGTCCATACCCTTCCCACCTCCTACCACCCAAAAAGATACCTAGCTCTCACCTGGGTGGCCGGGTCATCCAGGAAGGGTGGAGCATCACCCTGGGGTCCAGGGCCATCCCTGGACCCTTCCCCCTCTGGCCCTCTGCAGAGATGCACAGCCCTCTTGGCGCTGGGCCCTGCCTGGGACCCGGGGCCAGCCCCCGAGCCTACCTCACCACGGCCCTGGGCCCGCTTCTGGTTCCGGGCCTCTTGCTTAGCCCGGCGGGGCTCAGGGCCTGGCTCCAGGGCAATGTGAGACAACTCCTGCCCATTCTCCTGGCACCGCAGTCCTGGCACCAACTCCTGGGGCCCTAGAGGTTTTTTCTGTCAAAGATACAGCAGTCAGGCCCTGTTGACCATACTGGGTATCCCCACCCTACCCTGTACTGGAACTCACCAGGAGAGAGGGCCACGTGAGCAAAGGCACCTTCTTGGGCAGTGCCAGTTGCAGGAGGCCACCCTTGCGGGCCTGCACTTTGGTGCAAGAACTTTCAATCTCAGCATAGAACACACCACCCCACTGCCGACCACCTGGAGACAGAGTGGGGTCAGTGAGCTGGTGGGGAAGCATTAGAGGATTCAAATATACTACTGTGGGCAGGGCTGATGGACGCACCTGGAAGCCGCACCACACAGTCTGTGTCTGTAAAAGCAGCATCCACCTCTTCCAGCCGCAGGGGACCTGCTCCCACACGAAGCTTAACAATCACTTCATCTGCACTCTGCCTCCAGTCGAGCAACAACTCTGTAGAGGAAGTGGCAAAGAAATCAAAAGCTCCTGATGGAGATAAGCAGGGAATAAGAGACCCAGTTCTAATGGAACTACTCCAGATGGGAGCTAAATTCCCAGTACCCTTGCCCTCCTCTAGCACCCAAAAGGCCCATTCATTACTCACCCTCTTTGGTCTGCTCCTCTCGAGGAGTAGACATTGATCCTGATGACAAAGGAAAGAATGAGGAGACAACAATTGAGGCAACCTCCAGGACCCTACCACCCCACAAAGTACCATCCTCTGGATCTCAGCCAATTACCCAGACTTCAAAGCTGAGGCTCTCCCTAGCCTGCCATGAGTCCTTCTCTCTGCATCAGACCAGAACAGAAGGAATAGCAAAAAAAGTCATCTCTCCAACCCCCAATCTGTATGCCCAGTGAgagggcaagaagagaaggccaTGAGCACTCTGGGAATGCTACTCCCACCTTTCCTAGGATCTCCATCCTTGCTCTCCTGGTTTGCTCGATCCTTCTGCTTCTTTTTACAAGTGGCCTCCTCCAGTCCTGGAGGCCCTCTCCTTGGGCCTGTAGCACTGGCCCCACCAGACATCTTGAGCCGCTTGGTTGACAGCCAGAGTGCCCCAGGGTCGGCAACAGTGTCTGGGTCAGGGCTGCGGCGCTTTCTTCCTGACCCAGCTATCTTGGCAACTCTTTGTGGCCAAATTCTCCAGCAAGGAACCGACAGCCTGATAAAAAAGAACCAGTGATCACTGCCAAGGCCCAACAACTTGCTCCTTGGCAACGGCCAGGGCTTGGGAACCCAGGACACTCCTAATGCTATAGAGCAAAATCTCCTCATCGCCAGAAGTAACCCTGGACACTGTCAGGTTATTCTAAAGAGGGAATAAATATTATAAGTAGCAGCAACTACTTCTGGCAAAACCTCCTAGACACCTACCAAACAGACCCACAAAGCTGGAAGCCTCACTAAGGAGGTATCAGGTCAAGGCAGTCATGGCCTGGGACCAGGCTCCTCCACTAATCTGGAGAAGAGCCATGGCTTCAGCCCACAAGGCTGGCACTCTAAGCAAGGTGCTCATTTTTCCTTCACTCTCACTGGCTGCTTAGTCACCATTAGAGAAGTAGGAGGTGGAGAATGAAGGTAGGAAAGGAGGAGACAATCAAGCAGCAGGAGATACAGGCCTAGCCCAGGTGCTGCCACTGCCCAGAAAAGGTCCCAGCAAAAGTGCCTCACCAGCCTCCTGCCAACTCCTACTCTCATCATGAACCTGCTCCTGTGTACTGCTTGGTCTTTCTTCATCCCAAGAGAGATTCCTCTCCCCAGCTGCTGTCCCAAGCAGAGAAGGGCTGCAAAGGGTATCTAGATGTCACACTACTTCTTCAGTAGCAACCTTGCTCCAGTGCTAAGACAGGATGGGCACCCAGTTTGAGACTGGAACAGACATCACAACCTTCCTTCCCAGGTTCCTTCAGTCAACAGCTCTGAGCCACAAGGACTTGCTACCCAGGTTCCCACGGACTCCTGCCAGCAGATTCTGCGCCGTTTGTCCATCCAAAGTGAAGTTCTCAAAACCAAATACTGAGACAAGGGTGGCGATGAACCATGGAACTTAACAATCAGGATCAGGATCCCTGACAGCCTCAAGCCCAGCCAGAGCCAGTAAGTAGCGAGAGTGACTAGTCTGTGTTCTGCTGACtgtatgggggagggggaaggagtggTAGGATACCCTTCTACAGGTCAGATGTGGTACTTGTGGGCTGGATCTTTAACGACGGCAAATCCAGAGCTAAAGGGTGGACAACTGCCACCGCCGCCTCCTCCTTGCACCCAGGCCCCAGCTTAAGGTTTCGCCCGTCCCTCATGCTTTGGGGACGTCGAGGCAAGAAAGGGGCTGTCTAGGAATCTGAGCCGGCCTGATATGACTGCGCGGGGTTAACTGACCACAGACCAGCACCCTGGCCGGGCTGCGACCCAGCTCCAGCCTCCGAACCCTGAGCCCGCCaccaccttctccaggaagccgCCTTTACTGCCTGCCAGTCCTCTCTCTGAGGCAGGAGGCCGGCCACAGGCAAAGCGTAACGGCCCCGCCGGCATCGGTGGGCCTGACACGCCACAGGACTCGAGGAGTCAGGGCTGGCACGGCCCGTGACCTTGAACAGGCCGCTTCGGGCCCGCGTCGCAGCTCCACCGCTCTGGCCAAAGCGGCGAGTTACGGCCCGCCCCACTCACCCAGctagaccgccgccgccagccctCTTCGGGCCCTGGCAACCCGTTCTCGGTTCCGGTTCCGGCGTCAGGTCGGTTCCGGTTCCGGCGCGCCCCTCCCCCGTCCCGgcgccgccaccgccaccgccaccgccttAGCCGCTTGTTTTGTTTCGACTTTTAGTTACAGCCGCGGGAGGCGGAGCGCCGAGCTGGTGATGCATTTCCGGCGGGAGCGGGCTCACAGCTCCGGGCAGCTCCGGGGCGGGCCTAAGCCGAGGAAGGCGGGGCTCCGGTGCCTTGGCCTAGCGGGGCCCTGCTGGTAGCAGCCTGGATGTTTATACAGACACCCTGCCGCCCAAATCAGAGTCCAGACAACATAGTGGGGGTTCACACTAGTTTATTAGGGGCCCTGCCAAGCCAAGAGCTCTTTAATGTATAGCAGACGTGTGTGGGGCCGGGCTGCGAACAGGATAGGCCATGGGCAGAGGTTACTGGCAAGTATTGTAGATCTGGACCTGCAGGTTGATAGCTTGAAGCACACTGCGCATCCTGGCCTCCAGCCCGTCCAGCTGAGCTGCCTTGCCCTCCAGGGCCCGTTCATTCTCCTCATAGGTGCCCTCCAGTTCTAGAATGTGAAGGTCTCAGCTTAGGGGTCCCACTCCCACAGTCCCACGTGTCTGGTGCCCACCTGCCCCACTCCTCACCCTGTAGCCGCTGCAGTTTGTC is a window of Microcebus murinus isolate Inina chromosome 1, M.murinus_Inina_mat1.0, whole genome shotgun sequence DNA encoding:
- the USP19 gene encoding ubiquitin carboxyl-terminal hydrolase 19 isoform X7 — encoded protein: MSGGASATGPRRGPPGLEEATCKKKQKDRANQESKDGDPRKGSMSTPREEQTKEELLLDWRQSADEVIVKLRVGAGPLRLEEVDAAFTDTDCVVRLPGGRQWGGVFYAEIESSCTKVQARKGGLLQLALPKKVPLLTWPSLLKKPLGPQELVPGLRCQENGQELSHIALEPGPEPRRAKQEARNQKRAQGRGEVGSGAGPGSQAGPSAKRAVHLCRGPEGEGSRDGPGPQGDAPPFLDDPATQIEAEEQLLVPPLNAQTCLLGSEENLALLAGEKAVSPRNDPVSPVLVRSKDLGKDDRGKEEMAVAADAATLVDEPESMVNLAFVKNDSYEKGPDSVVVHVYVKEICRDTSRVLFREQDFTLIFQTRDGNFLRLHPGCGPHTIFRWQVKLRNLIEPEQCTFCFTASRIDICLRKRQSQRWGGLEAPAARGAVGGAKVAVPTGPTPLDPTPPGGAPHALTGQEEARAVEKDKPKARSEDTGLDSVTARTPMEHVAPKPEPHLASPKPTCMVPPMPHSPVSGDSVEEEEEEEKKVCLPGFTGLVNLGNTCFMNSVIQSLSNTRELRDFFHDRSFEAEINYNNPLGTGGRLAIGFAVLLRALWKGTHHAFQPSKLKAIVASKASQFTGYAQHDAQEFMAFLLDGLHEDLNRIQNKPYTETVDSDGRPDEVVAEEAWQRHKMRNDSFIVDLFQGQYKSKLVCPVCAKVSITFDPFLYLPVPLPQKQKVLPIFYFAREPHSKPIKFLVSVSKENSSASEVLDSLSQSVHVKPENLRLAEVIKNRFHRVFLPSHSLDTVSSSDMLLCFELLSPELAKERVVVLEVQQRPQVPSIPISKCAACQRKQQSEDEKLKRCTRCYRVGYCNQLCQKTHWPDHKGLCRPENIGYPFLVSVPASRLTYARLAQLLEGYARYSVSVFQPPFQPGRMALESQGPGCTTLLSTNSLEAGDSERDSIQPPELQLVTPVAEGDTGPRVWGAPDRGPVPSTSGISSEMLASGPIEVGSLPACERVSRPEAAVPGYQHPSEAMNAHTPQFFIYKIDASNREQRLEDKGETPLELGDDCSLALVWRNNERLQEFVLVASKELECAEDPGSAGEAARAGHFTLDQCLNLFTRPEVLAPEEAWYCPQCKQHREASKQLLLWRLPNVLIVQLKRFSFRSFIWRDKINDLVEFPVRNLDLSKFCIGQKEEQLPSYDLYAVINHYGGMIGGHYTACARLPNDRSSQRSDVGWRLFDDSTVTTVDESQVVTRYAYVLFYRRRNSPVERPPRAGHSEHHPDLGPAAEAVVSQGLGPGQAPEVAPTRTAPERFAPPVDRPAPTYSNMEEVD
- the USP19 gene encoding ubiquitin carboxyl-terminal hydrolase 19 isoform X2; its protein translation is MSGGASATGPRRGPPGLEEATCKKKQKDRANQESKDGDPRKGSMSTPREEQTKEELLLDWRQSADEVIVKLRVGAGPLRLEEVDAAFTDTDCVVRLPGGRQWGGVFYAEIESSCTKVQARKGGLLQLALPKKVPLLTWPSLLKKPLGPQELVPGLRCQENGQELSHIALEPGPEPRRAKQEARNQKRAQGRGEVGSGAGPGSQAGPSAKRAVHLCRGPEGEGSRDGPGPQGDAPPFLDDPATQIEAEEQLLVPPLNAQTCLLGSEENLALLAGEKAVSPRNDPVSPVLVRSKDLGKDDRGKEEMAVAADAATLVDGKEPESMVNLAFVKNDSYEKGPDSVVVHVYVKEICRDTSRVLFREQDFTLIFQTRDGNFLRLHPGCGPHTIFRWQVKLRNLIEPEQCTFCFTASRIDICLRKRQSQRWGGLEAPAARVGGAKVAVPTGPTPLDPTPPGGAPHALTGQEEARAVEKDKPKARSEDTGLDSVTARTPMEHVAPKPEPHLASPKPTCMVPPMPHSPVSGDSVEEEEEEEKKVCLPGFTGLVNLGNTCFMNSVIQSLSNTRELRDFFHDRSFEAEINYNNPLGTGGRLAIGFAVLLRALWKGTHHAFQPSKLKAIVASKASQFTGYAQHDAQEFMAFLLDGLHEDLNRIQNKPYTETVDSDGRPDEVVAEEAWQRHKMRNDSFIVDLFQGQYKSKLVCPVCAKVSITFDPFLYLPVPLPQKQKVLPIFYFAREPHSKPIKFLVSVSKENSSASEVLDSLSQSVHVKPENLRLAEVIKNRFHRVFLPSHSLDTVSSSDMLLCFELLSPELAKERVVVLEVQQRPQVPSIPISKCAACQRKQQSEDEKLKRCTRCYRVGYCNQLCQKTHWPDHKGLCRPENIGYPFLVSVPASRLTYARLAQLLEGYARYSVSVFQPPFQPGRMALESQGPGCTTLLSTNSLEAGDSERDSIQPPELQLVTPVAEGDTGPRVWGAPDRGPVPSTSGISSEMLASGPIEVGSLPACERVSRPEAAVPGYQHPSEAMNAHTPQFFIYKIDASNREQRLEDKGETPLELGDDCSLALVWRNNERLQEFVLVASKELECAEDPGSAGEAARAGHFTLDQCLNLFTRPEVLAPEEAWYCPQCKQHREASKQLLLWRLPNVLIVQLKRFSFRSFIWRDKINDLVEFPVRNLDLSKFCIGQKEEQLPSYDLYAVINHYGGMIGGHYTACARLPNDRSSQRSDVGWRLFDDSTVTTVDESQVVTRYAYVLFYRRRNSPVERPPRAGHSEHHPDLGPAAEAVVSQASRIWQELEAEEEPVPEGPEPLGPWGPQDWVGPPPRGPTTPDEGCLRYFVLGTVAALVALVLNVFYPLVSQTRWR
- the USP19 gene encoding ubiquitin carboxyl-terminal hydrolase 19 isoform X8 yields the protein MSGGASATGPRRGPPGLEEATCKKKQKDRANQESKDGDPRKGSMSTPREEQTKEELLLDWRQSADEVIVKLRVGAGPLRLEEVDAAFTDTDCVVRLPGGRQWGGVFYAEIESSCTKVQARKGGLLQLALPKKVPLLTWPSLLKKPLGPQELVPGLRCQENGQELSHIALEPGPEPRRAKQEARNQKRAQGRGEVGSGAGPGSQAGPSAKRAVHLCRGPEGEGSRDGPGPQGDAPPFLDDPATQIEAEEQLLVPPLNAQTCLLGSEENLALLAGEKAVSPRNDPVSPVLVRSKDLGKDDRGKEEMAVAADAATLVDEPESMVNLAFVKNDSYEKGPDSVVVHVYVKEICRDTSRVLFREQDFTLIFQTRDGNFLRLHPGCGPHTIFRWQVKLRNLIEPEQCTFCFTASRIDICLRKRQSQRWGGLEAPAARVGGAKVAVPTGPTPLDPTPPGGAPHALTGQEEARAVEKDKPKARSEDTGLDSVTARTPMEHVAPKPEPHLASPKPTCMVPPMPHSPVSGDSVEEEEEEEKKVCLPGFTGLVNLGNTCFMNSVIQSLSNTRELRDFFHDRSFEAEINYNNPLGTGGRLAIGFAVLLRALWKGTHHAFQPSKLKAIVASKASQFTGYAQHDAQEFMAFLLDGLHEDLNRIQNKPYTETVDSDGRPDEVVAEEAWQRHKMRNDSFIVDLFQGQYKSKLVCPVCAKVSITFDPFLYLPVPLPQKQKVLPIFYFAREPHSKPIKFLVSVSKENSSASEVLDSLSQSVHVKPENLRLAEVIKNRFHRVFLPSHSLDTVSSSDMLLCFELLSPELAKERVVVLEVQQRPQVPSIPISKCAACQRKQQSEDEKLKRCTRCYRVGYCNQLCQKTHWPDHKGLCRPENIGYPFLVSVPASRLTYARLAQLLEGYARYSVSVFQPPFQPGRMALESQGPGCTTLLSTNSLEAGDSERDSIQPPELQLVTPVAEGDTGPRVWGAPDRGPVPSTSGISSEMLASGPIEVGSLPACERVSRPEAAVPGYQHPSEAMNAHTPQFFIYKIDASNREQRLEDKGETPLELGDDCSLALVWRNNERLQEFVLVASKELECAEDPGSAGEAARAGHFTLDQCLNLFTRPEVLAPEEAWYCPQCKQHREASKQLLLWRLPNVLIVQLKRFSFRSFIWRDKINDLVEFPVRNLDLSKFCIGQKEEQLPSYDLYAVINHYGGMIGGHYTACARLPNDRSSQRSDVGWRLFDDSTVTTVDESQVVTRYAYVLFYRRRNSPVERPPRAGHSEHHPDLGPAAEAVVSQGLGPGQAPEVAPTRTAPERFAPPVDRPAPTYSNMEEVD
- the USP19 gene encoding ubiquitin carboxyl-terminal hydrolase 19 isoform X1; amino-acid sequence: MSGGASATGPRRGPPGLEEATCKKKQKDRANQESKDGDPRKGSMSTPREEQTKEELLLDWRQSADEVIVKLRVGAGPLRLEEVDAAFTDTDCVVRLPGGRQWGGVFYAEIESSCTKVQARKGGLLQLALPKKVPLLTWPSLLKKPLGPQELVPGLRCQENGQELSHIALEPGPEPRRAKQEARNQKRAQGRGEVGSGAGPGSQAGPSAKRAVHLCRGPEGEGSRDGPGPQGDAPPFLDDPATQIEAEEQLLVPPLNAQTCLLGSEENLALLAGEKAVSPRNDPVSPVLVRSKDLGKDDRGKEEMAVAADAATLVDEPESMVNLAFVKNDSYEKGPDSVVVHVYVKEICRDTSRVLFREQDFTLIFQTRDGNFLRLHPGCGPHTIFRWQVKLRNLIEPEQCTFCFTASRIDICLRKRQSQRWGGLEAPAARGAVGGAKVAVPTGPTPLDPTPPGGAPHALTGQEEARAVEKDKPKARSEDTGLDSVTARTPMEHVAPKPEPHLASPKPTCMVPPMPHSPVSGDSVEEEEEEEKKVCLPGFTGLVNLGNTCFMNSVIQSLSNTRELRDFFHDRSFEAEINYNNPLGTGGRLAIGFAVLLRALWKGTHHAFQPSKLKAIVASKASQFTGYAQHDAQEFMAFLLDGLHEDLNRIQNKPYTETVDSDGRPDEVVAEEAWQRHKMRNDSFIVDLFQGQYKSKLVCPVCAKVSITFDPFLYLPVPLPQKQKVLPIFYFAREPHSKPIKFLVSVSKENSSASEVLDSLSQSVHVKPENLRLAEVIKNRFHRVFLPSHSLDTVSSSDMLLCFELLSPELAKERVVVLEVQQRPQVPSIPISKCAACQRKQQSEDEKLKRCTRCYRVGYCNQLCQKTHWPDHKGLCRPENIGYPFLVSVPASRLTYARLAQLLEGYARYSVSVFQPPFQPGRMALESQGPGCTTLLSTNSLEAGDSERDSIQPPELQLVTPVAEGDTGPRVWGAPDRGPVPSTSGISSEMLASGPIEVGSLPACERVSRPEAAVPGYQHPSEAMNAHTPQFFIYKIDASNREQRLEDKGETPLELGDDCSLALVWRNNERLQEFVLVASKELECAEDPGSAGEAARAGHFTLDQCLNLFTRPEVLAPEEAWYCPQCKQHREASKQLLLWRLPNVLIVQLKRFSFRSFIWRDKINDLVEFPVRNLDLSKFCIGQKEEQLPSYDLYAVINHYGGMIGGHYTACARLPNDRSSQRSDVGWRLFDDSTVTTVDESQVVTRYAYVLFYRRRNSPVERPPRAGHSEHHPDLGPAAEAVVSQASRIWQELEAEEEPVPEGPEPLGPWGPQDWVGPPPRGPTTPDEGCLRYFVLGTVAALVALVLNVFYPLVSQTRWR
- the USP19 gene encoding ubiquitin carboxyl-terminal hydrolase 19 isoform X4; this translates as MSGGASATGPRRGPPGLEEATCKKKQKDRANQESKDGDPRKGSMSTPREEQTKEELLLDWRQSADEVIVKLRVGAGPLRLEEVDAAFTDTDCVVRLPGGRQWGGVFYAEIESSCTKVQARKGGLLQLALPKKVPLLTWPSLLKKPLGPQELVPGLRCQENGQELSHIALEPGPEPRRAKQEARNQKRAQGRGEVGSGAGPGSQAGPSAKRAVHLCRGPEGEGSRDGPGPQGDAPPFLDDPATQIEAEEQLLVPPLNAQTCLLGSEENLALLAGEKAVSPRNDPVSPVLVRSKDLGKDDRGKEEMAVAADAATLVDGKEPESMVNLAFVKNDSYEKGPDSVVVHVYVKEICRDTSRVLFREQDFTLIFQTRDGNFLRLHPGCGPHTIFRWQVKLRNLIEPEQCTFCFTASRIDICLRKRQSQRWGGLEAPAARGAVGGAKVAVPTGPTPLDPTPPGGAPHALTGQEEARAVEKDKPKARSEDTGLDSVTARTPMEHVAPKPEPHLASPKPTCMVPPMPHSPVSGDSVEEEEEEEKKVCLPGFTGLVNLGNTCFMNSVIQSLSNTRELRDFFHDRSFEAEINYNNPLGTGGRLAIGFAVLLRALWKGTHHAFQPSKLKAIVASKASQFTGYAQHDAQEFMAFLLDGLHEDLNRIQNKPYTETVDSDGRPDEVVAEEAWQRHKMRNDSFIVDLFQGQYKSKLVCPVCAKVSITFDPFLYLPVPLPQKQKVLPIFYFAREPHSKPIKFLVSVSKENSSASEVLDSLSQSVHVKPENLRLAEVIKNRFHRVFLPSHSLDTVSSSDMLLCFELLSPELAKERVVVLEVQQRPQVPSIPISKCAACQRKQQSEDEKLKRCTRCYRVGYCNQLCQKTHWPDHKGLCRPENIGYPFLVSVPASRLTYARLAQLLEGYARYSVSVFQPPFQPGRMALESQGPGCTTLLSTNSLEAGDSERDSIQPPELQLVTPVAEGDTGPRVWGAPDRGPVPSTSGISSEMLASGPIEVGSLPACERVSRPEAAVPGYQHPSEAMNAHTPQFFIYKIDASNREQRLEDKGETPLELGDDCSLALVWRNNERLQEFVLVASKELECAEDPGSAGEAARAGHFTLDQCLNLFTRPEVLAPEEAWYCPQCKQHREASKQLLLWRLPNVLIVQLKRFSFRSFIWRDKINDLVEFPVRNLDLSKFCIGQKEEQLPSYDLYAVINHYGGMIGGHYTACARLPNDRSSQRSDVGWRLFDDSTVTTVDESQVVTRYAYVLFYRRRNSPVERPPRAGHSEHHPDLGPAAEAVVSQGLGPGQAPEVAPTRTAPERFAPPVDRPAPTYSNMEEVD
- the USP19 gene encoding ubiquitin carboxyl-terminal hydrolase 19 isoform X6, with protein sequence MSGGASATGPRRGPPGLEEATCKKKQKDRANQESKDGDPRKGSMSTPREEQTKEELLLDWRQSADEVIVKLRVGAGPLRLEEVDAAFTDTDCVVRLPGGRQWGGVFYAEIESSCTKVQARKGGLLQLALPKKVPLLTWPSLLKKPLGPQELVPGLRCQENGQELSHIALEPGPEPRRAKQEARNQKRAQGRGEVGSGAGPGSQAGPSAKRAVHLCRGPEGEGSRDGPGPQGDAPPFLDDPATQIEAEEQLLVPPLNAQTCLLGSEENLALLAGEKAVSPRNDPVSPVLVRSKDLGKDDRGKEEMAVAADAATLVDGKEPESMVNLAFVKNDSYEKGPDSVVVHVYVKEICRDTSRVLFREQDFTLIFQTRDGNFLRLHPGCGPHTIFRWQVKLRNLIEPEQCTFCFTASRIDICLRKRQSQRWGGLEAPAARGAVGGAKVAVPTGPTPLDPTPPGGAPHALTGQEEARAVEKDKPKARSEDTGLDSVTARTPMEHVAPKPEPHLASPKPTCMVPPMPHSPVSGDSVEEEEEEEKKVCLPGFTGLVNLGNTCFMNSVIQSLSNTRELRDFFHDRSFEAEINYNNPLGTGGRLAIGFAVLLRALWKGTHHAFQPSKLKAIVASKASQFTGYAQHDAQEFMAFLLDGLHEDLNRIQNKPYTETVDSDGRPDEVVAEEAWQRHKMRNDSFIVDLFQGQYKSKLVCPVCAKVSITFDPFLYLPVPLPQKQKVLPIFYFAREPHSKPIKFLVSVSKENSSASEVLDSLSQSVHVKPENLRLAEVIKNRFHRVFLPSHSLDTVSSSDMLLCFELLSPELAKERVVVLEVQQRPQVPSIPISKCAACQRKQQSEDEKLKRCTRCYRVGYCNQLCQKTHWPDHKGLCRPENIGYPFLVSVPASRLTYARLAQLLEGYARYSVSVFQPPFQPGRMALESQGPGCTTLLSTNSLEAGDSERDSIQPPELQLVTPVAEGDTGPRVWGAPDRGPVPSTSGISSEMLASGPIEVGSLPACERVSRPEAAVPGYQHPSEAMNAHTPQFFIYKIDASNREQRLEDKGETPLELGDDCSLALVWRNNERLQEFVLVASKELECAEDPGSAGEAARAGHFTLDQCLNLFTRPEVLAPEEAWYCPQCKQHREASKQLLLWRLPNVLIVQLKRFSFRSFIWRDKINDLVEFPVRNLDLSKFCIGQKEEQLPSYDLYAVINHYGGMIGGHYTACARLPNDRSSQRSDVGWRLFDDSTVTTVDESQVVTRYAYVLFYRRRNSPVERPPRAGHSEHHPDLGPAAEAVVSQASRIWQELEAEEEPVPEGPEPLGPWGPQDWVGPPPRGPTTPDEGCLRYFVLGTVAALVALVLNVFYPLVSQTRWR